A single region of the Ciconia boyciana chromosome 13, ASM3463844v1, whole genome shotgun sequence genome encodes:
- the PDAP1 gene encoding 28 kDa heat- and acid-stable phosphoprotein isoform X2 yields the protein MPKAGRKGGHKGRARQYTSPEEIDAQLQAEKQKAREEEEQEEGGEGATGDPKKEKKSLDSDESDEDDEDYQQKRKGVEGLIDIENPNRVIQTTKKVTQLDLDGPKELSRREREEIEKQKAKERYMKMHLAGKTEQAKADLARLAIIRKQREEAARKKEEERKAKDEAAMAGKRLQSLSLNK from the exons ATGCCGAAAGCAG gTAGAAAAGGAGGCCACAAAGGCCGAGCAAGACAGTACACAAGTCCTGAAGAGATTGATGCCCAGCtccaagcagaaaagcaaaaggcaagG GAAGAAGAGGAGCAAGAAGAAGGAGGCGAAGGAGCAACAGGCGACCCCAAAAAGGAGAAGAAGTCTTTAGATTCAGATGAGAGTGATGAAGATGACGAGGATTATCAG CAAAAGCGCAAAGGAGTGGAAGGGTTGATAGACATAGAGAATCCCAATCGTGTAATTCAGACAACCAAAAAAGTAACTCAGCTGGACCTGGATGGACCTAAGGAACTCTCACGACGAGAGCG AGAGGAAATagagaaacagaaggcaaaagaaagataCATGAAAATGCACCTAGCTGGCAAAACAGAACAAGCGAAGGCAGATCTCGCCCGACTAGCCATCATTCGGAAGCAAAGGGAAGAAGctgccagaaagaaagaagaagaaagaaaag cAAAAGACGAAGCGGCCATGGCAGGTAAAAGACTGCAGTCACTATCCCTTAACAAGTAA
- the ARPC1B gene encoding actin-related protein 2/3 complex subunit 1B, translating to MAYHSFLLEPISCHAWNKDRTQIALCPNNHEVHIYRKDGAKWSKVHELKEHNGQVTGIDWAPESNRLVTCGTDRNAYVWTLKGNVWKPTLVILRINRAARCVKWSPKENKFAVGSGSRLISICYFEQENDWWVCKHIKKPIRSTVLSLDWHPNNVLLAAGSCDFKCRIFSAYIKEVEERPSPTPWGSKMPFGELMFESSSSCGWVHSICFSASGARVAWVSHDSTLCLADANKKMAVASLCTETLPLLAVTFITENSLVAAGHDCYPMLFTYEESQGALTFGGKLDLPKQSSQRGLTARERFQNLDKKASSDTANATLDTLHKNSISQISVLAGGKANCSQFCTTGMDGGMSIWDVKSLESALKDLKIK from the exons ATGGCCTACCACAGCTTCCTGCTGGAGCCCATCAGCTGCCACGCCTGGAACAAGGACCGGACCC AGATCGCCCTCTGCCCCAACAACCACGAGGTCCACATCTACCGCAAGGACGGGGCCAAGTGGAGCAAAGTCCATGAGCTGAAGGAGCACAACGGGCAGGTGACAG GCATCGACTGGGCCCCTGAGAGCAACCGGCTGGTGACGTGTGGGACTGACCGCAATGCCTACGTCTGGACCCTGAAGGGCAACGTCTGGAAACCCACCCTGGTCATCCTGCGGATCAACCGGGCCGCCCGCTGCGTCAAGTGGTCCCCCAAGGAGAACAAGTTTGCCGTGGGCAGCGGCTCCCGGCTCATCTCCATCTGCTACTTTGAGCAGGAGAATGACTG GTGGGTTTGCAAGCACATCAAGAAGCCCATCCGCTCGACGGTGCTCAGCCTCGACTGGCACCCCAACAACGTCCTCCTGGCCGCCGGCTCCTGCGACTTCAAGTGCCG gaTCTTCTCAGCCTACATCAAGGAGGTGGAGGAGCGGCCCAGCCCCACACCATGGGGCTCCAAGATGCCCTTTGGGGAGCTGATGTTCGAGTCGAGCAGCAGCTGCGGGTGGGTGCACAGCATCTGCTTCTCAGCCAGCGGCGCCCGCGTGGCCTGGGTGAGCCACGACAGCACCCTCTGCCTCGCCGATGCCAACAAGAAGATGGC CGTCGCCTCCCTGTGCACCGAGACCCTGCCCCTCCTGGCCGTCACCTTCATCACCGAAAACAGCCTGGTGGCCGCC GGCCACGACTGCTACCCGATGCTGTTCACCTACGAGGAGAGCCAGGGCGCGCTGACCTTCGGGGGGAAGCTGGACCTCCCCAAGCAGAGCTCCCAGCGCGGCCTCACCGCCCGTGAGCGCTTCCAGAACCTGGACAAGAAGGCGAGCTCGGACACTGCCAACGCCACGCTGGACACCCTGCACAAGAACAGCATCAG CCAGATCTCGGTGCTGGCGGGTGGGAAGGCCAACTGCTCGCAGTTCTGCACCACGGGGATGGACGGCGGCATGAGCATCTGGGACGTCAAG AGCCTGGAGTCGGCACTGAAGGATCTCAAGATCAAATGA
- the ARPC1A gene encoding actin-related protein 2/3 complex subunit 1A produces the protein MSLHQFLLEPITCHAWNRDRTQIAISPNNHEVHIYKKSGNQWVKAHELKEHNGHITGIDWAPKSDRIVTCGADRNAYVWSQKDGVWKPTLVILRINRAATFVKWSPLENKFAVGSGARLISVCYFESENDWWVSKHIKKPIRSTVLSLDWHPNNVLLAAGSCDFKCRVFSAYIKEVDEKPASTPWGSKMPFGQLMSEFGGAGSGGWVHSVSFSASGNRLAWVSHDSTVSVADASKNMMVSQLKTEFLPLLSVSFVSENSVVAAGHDCCPMLFNCDDRGLLTFVSKLDIPKQSIQRNISAMERFRNMDKRATTEDRNTTLETLHQNSITQVSIYEIDKRDCRKFCTTGIDGAMTIWDFKTLESSIQGLRIM, from the exons ATGTCTCTACATCAGTTTTTACTAGAGCCAATCACCTGCCATGCATGGAACAGAGACCGTACTC aGATTGCCATTAGCCCTAATAATCATGAAGTCCACATCTACAAGAAGAGCGGAAACCAGTGGGTAAAGGCTCATGAGCTAAAGGAACACAATGGACACATTACAG GTATTGACTGGGCTCCCAAAAGTGATCGCATTGTAACTTGCGGTGCAGACCGTAATGCCTATGTCTGGAGTCAGAAAGACGGCGTGTGGAAACCAACCCTTGTGATCCTGAGAATTAATCGTGCAGCCACCTTTGTGAAATGGTCTCCCTTGGAGAATAAATTTGCTGTGGGAAGTGGAGCTCGGCTTATATCTGTGTGCTACTTCGAATCTGAAAATGACTG GTGGGTGagcaaacacattaaaaagccCATTCGTTCCACTGTTCTTAGCCTGGACTGGCACCCCAACAATGTTTTGCTGGCTGCTGGATCCTGTGACTTCAAGTGCAg GGTGTTTTCTGCTTACATTAAGGAAGTGGATGAAAAACCAGCCAGTACACCATGGGGCTCCAAAATGCCTTTTGGGCAGCTGATGTCAGAATTTGGGGGTGCTGGAAGTGGCGGATGGGTGCATAGTGTCAGTTTTTCTGCCAGCGGTAACCGCCTAGCCTGGGTCAGTCATGATAGTACTGTGTCGGTTGCTGATGCCTCAAAAAATATGAT GGTTTCGCAGCTGAAAACAGAGTTCCTCCCACTCCTGAGTGTGTCGTTTGTCTCTGAGAACAGTGTGGTGGCAGCT GGCCATGACTGCTGCCCAATGCTCTTTAACTGTGATGACCGTGGCTTGCTGACCTTCGTTTCCAAACTAGACATTCCAAAACAGAGCATCCAGCGCAATATTTCCGCTATGGAACGCTTCCGAAACATGGATAAAAGAGCCACTACAGAAGATCGTAACACTACCCTGGAGACACTGCACCAAAACAGTATAAC CCAAGTGTCTATTTATGAGATAGACAAACGAGATTGTCGTAAATTCTGCACCACCGGCATTGATGGAGCAATGACCATCTGGGATTTCAAG ACCTTAGAGTCCTCTATTCAAGGTCTACGAATCATGTAA
- the PDAP1 gene encoding 28 kDa heat- and acid-stable phosphoprotein isoform X1 — translation MPKAGRKGGHKGRARQYTSPEEIDAQLQAEKQKAREEEEQEEGGEGATGDPKKEKKSLDSDESDEDDEDYQQKRKGVEGLIDIENPNRVIQTTKKVTQLDLDGPKELSRRERSCLSSGSSCGHPGARRLGQRGNRETEGKRKIHENAPSWQNRTSEGRSRPTSHHSEAKGRSCQKERRRKKSKRRSGHGR, via the exons ATGCCGAAAGCAG gTAGAAAAGGAGGCCACAAAGGCCGAGCAAGACAGTACACAAGTCCTGAAGAGATTGATGCCCAGCtccaagcagaaaagcaaaaggcaagG GAAGAAGAGGAGCAAGAAGAAGGAGGCGAAGGAGCAACAGGCGACCCCAAAAAGGAGAAGAAGTCTTTAGATTCAGATGAGAGTGATGAAGATGACGAGGATTATCAG CAAAAGCGCAAAGGAGTGGAAGGGTTGATAGACATAGAGAATCCCAATCGTGTAATTCAGACAACCAAAAAAGTAACTCAGCTGGACCTGGATGGACCTAAGGAACTCTCACGACGAGAGCG GAGTTGTCTGTCCTCTGGGAGTAGCTGTGGCCATCCTGGAGCCAGGCGGCTTGGTCAG AGAGGAAATagagaaacagaaggcaaaagaaagataCATGAAAATGCACCTAGCTGGCAAAACAGAACAAGCGAAGGCAGATCTCGCCCGACTAGCCATCATTCGGAAGCAAAGGGAAGAAGctgccagaaagaaagaagaagaaagaaaag cAAAAGACGAAGCGGCCATGGCAGGTAA